From a single Leclercia sp. AS011 genomic region:
- the artJ gene encoding arginine ABC transporter substrate-binding protein ArtJ — MKKLVLAALLATFAAGASAADKINFGVSATYPPFESLDASNQIVGFDIDLAKALCTQMQAECTFTNHAFDSLIPSLKFKKYDAVISGMDITPERSKQVTFTDPYYANSAVVIAKKGAYKSFDELKGKRIGMENGTTHQKYLQDKHPEVKTVAYDSYQNAIIDLKNGRIDGVFGDTAVVNEWLKTNPQLGTATDKVTDPQYFGTGLGIAVRPDNKALVEKLNGALKAIKADGTYQKISDQWFPQ, encoded by the coding sequence ATGAAAAAGTTAGTTCTGGCCGCTTTACTGGCAACCTTCGCCGCAGGCGCTTCAGCCGCCGATAAAATCAATTTCGGTGTTTCTGCGACTTATCCGCCATTTGAATCGCTGGATGCCAGCAACCAGATCGTCGGCTTTGATATCGATCTCGCGAAAGCGCTCTGTACCCAGATGCAGGCCGAGTGCACCTTTACTAACCACGCCTTTGACAGCCTGATCCCGTCCCTGAAATTCAAGAAATATGACGCGGTGATCTCCGGGATGGACATCACTCCGGAGCGTAGCAAGCAGGTGACCTTCACCGACCCGTACTACGCCAACTCGGCGGTAGTGATTGCGAAGAAAGGGGCTTACAAATCCTTTGATGAGCTGAAAGGCAAGCGCATCGGGATGGAAAACGGCACCACGCACCAGAAATACCTCCAGGACAAGCATCCGGAAGTAAAAACCGTGGCCTATGACAGCTACCAGAACGCGATTATCGACCTGAAGAATGGCCGTATTGATGGCGTGTTTGGCGACACGGCGGTGGTGAATGAGTGGCTGAAAACAAACCCGCAGCTGGGCACCGCAACGGATAAAGTGACCGACCCGCAGTACTTCGGTACCGGTCTGGGCATCGCGGTCCGTCCGGATAACAAAGCCCTGGTGGAAAAACTGAACGGCGCGCTGAAAGCCATTAAAGCCGACGGCACCTATCAGAAAATCAGCGACCAGTGGTTCCCGCAGTAA
- the potG gene encoding putrescine ABC transporter ATP-binding subunit PotG produces MNDAIPRPQAKTRKALTPLLEIRNLTKSFDGQNAVDDVSLTIYKGEIFALLGASGCGKSTLLRMLAGFEQPSAGQIMLDGVDLSQVPPYQRPINMMFQSYALFPHMTVEQNIAFGLKQDKMPKADIAARVAEMLSLVHMQEFAKRKPHQLSGGQRQRVALARSLAKRPKLLLLDEPMGALDKKLRDRMQLEVVDILERVGATCVMVTHDQEEAMTMAGRIAIMNRGKFVQIGEPEEIYEHPTTRYSAEFIGSMNVFEGLLKAREEDGLVLDSPGLIHPLKVAADNSVVDNVPVYVALRPEKITLCDAPPADGYNFAVGEVVHIAYLGDLSIYHVRLKSGQMISAQLQNTYRYRKGLPTWGDEVRLCWEADSCVVLTV; encoded by the coding sequence GTGAACGACGCGATCCCCCGCCCGCAGGCGAAAACCCGTAAAGCGCTGACCCCGCTGCTGGAAATCCGTAACCTGACCAAATCCTTTGATGGTCAGAATGCCGTGGATGATGTCAGCCTGACTATCTACAAAGGTGAAATTTTTGCCCTGCTGGGCGCATCTGGCTGCGGGAAATCGACGTTGCTGCGTATGCTGGCCGGGTTTGAACAGCCCAGCGCCGGGCAGATAATGCTCGACGGCGTGGATCTCTCCCAGGTACCGCCGTATCAGCGTCCTATCAATATGATGTTCCAGTCTTACGCCCTGTTCCCGCACATGACCGTGGAGCAGAACATCGCCTTTGGCCTGAAGCAGGACAAAATGCCGAAGGCCGACATCGCCGCCCGCGTCGCCGAGATGTTGAGCCTGGTGCATATGCAGGAGTTCGCGAAGCGTAAACCGCACCAGCTCTCGGGCGGCCAGCGTCAGCGTGTGGCCCTGGCCCGCAGCCTGGCGAAGCGGCCTAAGCTGCTGCTGCTGGATGAGCCGATGGGGGCGCTGGATAAAAAACTGCGCGACCGCATGCAGCTGGAGGTGGTGGATATTCTCGAGCGTGTGGGGGCCACCTGCGTGATGGTGACCCACGACCAGGAAGAGGCGATGACCATGGCCGGACGCATCGCGATCATGAACCGCGGCAAGTTCGTGCAGATTGGCGAGCCGGAAGAGATCTACGAGCACCCGACCACCCGCTACAGCGCTGAGTTTATCGGCTCCATGAACGTCTTCGAGGGGCTGCTGAAAGCCCGTGAAGAGGACGGGCTGGTGCTCGACTCCCCGGGGTTGATCCACCCGCTGAAGGTCGCGGCCGACAATTCGGTGGTGGACAACGTGCCCGTGTACGTAGCCCTGCGCCCGGAAAAAATCACCCTCTGCGATGCCCCGCCCGCCGACGGCTACAACTTTGCGGTGGGGGAGGTGGTGCACATTGCCTATCTCGGCGATCTCTCCATCTATCACGTGCGTCTCAAGAGCGGGCAGATGATCAGCGCCCAGCTGCAGAACACTTACCGCTACCGCAAAGGGCTGCCGACCTGGGGCGACGAAGTGCGTCTGTGCTGGGAAGCGGACAGCTGCGTTGTGCTGACGGTATAA
- a CDS encoding response regulator transcription factor: MKQILLVEDDGDIAALLRLNLEDEGYVITHEADGGRALHLLGQAHWDAVILDLMLPNVDGLTLCRAIRQRDHYLPVIIISARSSETERILGLETGADDYLAKPFSVQELVARIRALFRRQQAMGQQTSGLIAAHGLTIDPLARSVLLHGEPIDLTPREFDLLYFFARHPGEVFSRLALLEQVWGYQHEGYEHTVNTHINRLRVKIEKDAAEPEVIRTVWGKGYKFAREAE; encoded by the coding sequence ATGAAGCAGATCCTGCTGGTGGAGGACGACGGCGATATCGCCGCGTTACTGCGCCTCAATTTAGAAGACGAAGGCTATGTGATCACCCACGAGGCGGATGGGGGCAGGGCGCTGCACCTGCTCGGCCAGGCCCACTGGGATGCGGTGATCCTCGACCTGATGCTGCCCAACGTTGACGGGCTGACTCTCTGCCGGGCGATCCGCCAGCGCGACCACTACCTGCCGGTGATTATTATCAGCGCCCGCAGCAGCGAAACCGAACGCATTCTGGGTCTCGAAACCGGGGCCGATGACTACCTCGCCAAACCTTTCTCGGTGCAGGAGCTGGTGGCGCGGATCCGGGCCCTGTTCCGCCGTCAGCAGGCGATGGGCCAGCAGACCTCCGGGCTGATCGCCGCCCACGGGCTGACCATCGACCCGCTGGCCCGCAGCGTCCTGCTGCACGGCGAGCCGATTGACCTGACGCCGCGCGAGTTCGATTTACTCTACTTTTTTGCCCGTCATCCTGGGGAGGTCTTCTCCCGCCTGGCGCTGCTGGAGCAGGTCTGGGGATATCAGCACGAAGGCTACGAACACACCGTTAACACCCACATCAACCGCCTGCGGGTAAAAATTGAAAAAGACGCCGCCGAGCCGGAGGTGATCCGCACCGTCTGGGGTAAGGGCTACAAGTTTGCCCGGGAGGCGGAATGA
- the artQ gene encoding arginine ABC transporter permease ArtQ: protein MNEIFPLASAAGMTVGLAVCALIIGLVLAMIFAVWESAKWRPVAWTGSALVTLLRGLPEILVVLFIYFGSSQLLLMLSDGFTLNLGVVQIPIQMQIENFDVSPFLCGVIALSLLYSAYASQTLRGALKAVPVGQWESGQALGLSKTAIFFRLVMPQMWRHALPGLGNQWLVLLKDTALVSLISVNDLMLQTKSIATRTQEPFTWYIVAAAIYLVITLLSQYILKRIDLRATRFERRPG, encoded by the coding sequence ATGAACGAAATTTTTCCATTAGCAAGCGCCGCCGGGATGACCGTCGGCCTTGCCGTTTGTGCGCTGATCATCGGCCTGGTGCTGGCGATGATCTTTGCCGTGTGGGAGTCGGCTAAGTGGCGGCCTGTCGCCTGGACCGGCTCTGCACTGGTGACCCTTCTTCGTGGCCTGCCGGAAATTCTGGTGGTCCTGTTTATCTATTTCGGCTCCTCACAGCTGCTGCTGATGCTGTCGGACGGCTTTACGCTCAATCTGGGCGTGGTGCAGATCCCGATTCAGATGCAGATTGAAAACTTTGACGTCAGCCCGTTCCTGTGCGGCGTGATCGCCCTCTCCCTGCTCTACTCCGCCTATGCCTCGCAGACCTTGCGCGGCGCGCTGAAAGCGGTGCCGGTGGGTCAGTGGGAGTCCGGTCAGGCGCTGGGGCTGTCGAAAACGGCAATCTTCTTCCGTCTGGTGATGCCGCAGATGTGGCGTCACGCCCTGCCGGGCCTCGGCAACCAGTGGCTGGTGCTGCTGAAAGATACCGCCCTGGTGAGCTTAATCAGCGTTAACGATCTGATGCTGCAGACTAAAAGCATCGCCACCCGGACCCAGGAGCCTTTTACCTGGTACATCGTGGCGGCGGCTATCTACCTGGTGATCACGTTGCTCAGTCAGTACATCCTCAAGCGTATTGACCTGCGTGCGACGCGCTTTGAACGGAGACCAGGCTGA
- a CDS encoding sensor histidine kinase, with translation MTRRLTLLFILLLTGCAAVACAVQLWTSMQYGNAMIQRLSGGLAQHIAQRETLLDANGQVDRTRLKPLFDRLMTFNPSVELYILSPDGEILADAAPPGHIKRQKLAIAPVQQFLSGGVMPVYGDDPRTLTGEKVFSAVPLHQDGVLRGYLYIILQGEELNALAERAWHKTLWSTVAWSLLLVALFGALAGGLVWYWVTRPVKQLTDEVSGLDRESMHVIKQLAAQPPQVAPSDEVALLRNTFIELAQQIASQWDQLADSDRQRREFIANISHDLRTPLTALLGYLETLSLKSGTLSAQETQHYLSIALRQGHKVRHLSQQLFELARLEHGSIKPQRERFAIGELISDVAQKFDLAVETRQLRLVIDVPRQLPMINADLSMIERVVTNLLDNAIRHTPPGGEIGLKVWLEGEQLQVEVNDSGPGVEEHLRDQLFMRPSALSQQASRDNRGGLGLLIVKRMLELHGGGIRLMEAAKGARFRFFVPL, from the coding sequence ATGACGCGTCGTCTGACCCTGCTGTTTATCCTGCTGTTGACGGGCTGTGCGGCAGTGGCCTGCGCGGTGCAGCTCTGGACCAGCATGCAGTACGGCAATGCCATGATCCAGCGCCTCTCCGGCGGGCTGGCGCAGCACATCGCCCAGCGTGAAACCCTGCTGGATGCCAACGGGCAGGTGGATCGCACCCGGCTCAAGCCGCTGTTCGACCGGCTGATGACTTTTAACCCCAGCGTGGAACTCTACATTCTCTCCCCGGACGGAGAGATCCTCGCCGACGCCGCACCGCCGGGGCATATCAAACGGCAAAAGCTCGCCATTGCCCCGGTGCAGCAGTTTCTTAGCGGCGGGGTGATGCCGGTCTACGGAGACGATCCCCGCACCCTGACGGGTGAAAAGGTCTTCAGCGCCGTGCCGCTGCACCAGGACGGCGTGCTGCGCGGCTATCTCTACATCATTTTGCAGGGAGAAGAGCTGAATGCGCTGGCGGAGCGGGCGTGGCACAAAACCCTGTGGAGCACGGTGGCCTGGTCGCTGCTGCTGGTGGCCCTGTTCGGCGCACTGGCGGGCGGGCTGGTCTGGTACTGGGTTACCCGGCCGGTGAAGCAGTTAACCGACGAGGTGAGTGGCCTCGATAGGGAAAGTATGCACGTCATTAAGCAGCTCGCCGCCCAGCCGCCGCAGGTCGCCCCGTCTGACGAAGTGGCCCTGCTGCGCAACACCTTTATCGAACTGGCGCAGCAGATCGCCAGTCAGTGGGATCAGCTGGCGGACAGCGACCGCCAGCGCCGGGAGTTCATCGCCAATATCTCCCACGATCTGCGCACTCCGCTGACCGCGCTGCTGGGGTATCTGGAGACCCTGTCGCTGAAATCCGGCACGCTTTCCGCCCAGGAGACCCAGCACTACCTCTCTATCGCCCTGCGTCAGGGGCACAAAGTGCGTCATCTCTCCCAGCAGCTGTTTGAGCTGGCGCGCCTCGAGCACGGCAGCATCAAGCCGCAGCGGGAGCGCTTTGCCATCGGGGAGCTGATCTCCGACGTGGCGCAGAAGTTTGACCTGGCGGTGGAGACCCGCCAGCTGCGGCTGGTTATCGACGTGCCGCGCCAGCTGCCGATGATCAATGCCGATCTGTCGATGATCGAGCGGGTGGTGACCAATCTGCTGGATAACGCCATTCGCCATACCCCGCCGGGCGGCGAGATCGGCCTGAAAGTGTGGCTGGAGGGCGAGCAGTTGCAGGTGGAGGTCAATGACAGCGGGCCGGGCGTGGAGGAGCATCTGCGCGATCAGCTGTTTATGCGGCCATCGGCGCTGAGCCAGCAGGCGTCACGGGATAATCGCGGCGGGTTAGGATTATTGATCGTCAAACGGATGCTGGAGCTGCACGGGGGTGGGATCAGGCTGATGGAGGCGGCGAAAGGGGCTCGTTTTCGCTTCTTTGTGCCGCTGTGA
- the artM gene encoding arginine ABC transporter permease ArtM has product MLDYLPELMKGLHTSLTLTVASIIVALVLALIFTIILTLKTPVLVWIVRGYITLFTGTPLLVQIFLIYYGPGQFPTLQEYPVLWHLLSEPWLCALLALSLNSAAYTTQLFYGAIRAIPDGQWQSCGALGMSKKDTLAILLPYAFKRALSSYSNEVVLVFKSTSLAYTITLMEVMGHGQLLYGRTYDVMVFGAAGVIYLVVNGLLTLLMRLVERRALAFERRN; this is encoded by the coding sequence ATGCTGGATTACTTACCCGAACTGATGAAAGGGCTGCACACCAGCCTGACGCTGACCGTCGCTTCGATTATTGTGGCGCTGGTGCTGGCGTTGATTTTCACCATTATCCTGACGCTGAAAACGCCGGTGCTGGTGTGGATCGTGCGCGGCTACATCACCCTGTTTACCGGCACGCCGCTGCTGGTGCAGATCTTCCTGATTTACTACGGCCCGGGCCAGTTCCCGACGCTGCAGGAATACCCGGTGCTGTGGCACCTGCTCTCCGAGCCGTGGCTGTGCGCCCTGCTGGCCCTGTCGCTGAACAGTGCCGCCTATACCACCCAGCTGTTCTACGGCGCGATCCGTGCCATCCCGGACGGGCAGTGGCAATCCTGCGGTGCGCTGGGGATGAGCAAGAAAGATACGCTGGCGATCCTGCTGCCGTACGCCTTCAAGCGCGCCCTCTCCTCCTACTCCAACGAAGTGGTGCTGGTATTCAAGAGTACGTCTCTGGCCTATACCATCACCCTGATGGAAGTGATGGGCCACGGACAGCTGCTGTACGGACGCACCTACGATGTGATGGTGTTTGGTGCCGCGGGGGTGATCTACCTGGTGGTCAACGGCCTGCTGACCCTGCTGATGCGTCTGGTTGAGCGTAGAGCGCTGGCGTTCGAACGTCGCAACTAA
- the rlmC gene encoding 23S rRNA (uracil(747)-C(5))-methyltransferase RlmC — MQCALYDAGRCRSCQWIEQPVSSQLSAKMTDLQALLSGLPVAEWCAPVSGPEQAFRNKAKMVVSGSVEKPLLGMMHRDGTPVDLTDCPLYPASFAPVFAALKPFIARAGLTPYNVERKRGELKYILLTESQLDGAMMLRFVLRSDAKLPQLRAALPGLQAQLPQLKVITANIQPVHMAIMEGEEEIFLTEAQALAERFNNVPLWIRPKSFFQTNPTVASQLYATARDWVRQLPVNHMWDLFCGVGGFGLHCATPEMKLTGIEISAEAIACATQSASELGLTNLRFQALDSTQFATGQGNVPDLVLVNPPRRGIGKALCDYLSQMAPPFIIYSSCNAQTMAKDLRDLPGYRVERVQLFDMFPHTAHYEVLTLLIKS; from the coding sequence ATGCAGTGCGCACTCTATGACGCCGGTCGCTGCCGCTCCTGTCAGTGGATAGAGCAGCCGGTCTCTTCTCAACTTTCCGCCAAAATGACCGATCTGCAGGCTTTACTGTCTGGCCTGCCGGTGGCGGAGTGGTGCGCGCCGGTCAGCGGGCCGGAGCAGGCGTTTCGCAATAAAGCCAAAATGGTGGTCAGCGGCAGCGTCGAAAAACCGCTCCTCGGGATGATGCACCGCGACGGCACCCCTGTCGATCTGACCGACTGCCCGCTCTATCCGGCGTCGTTCGCCCCGGTCTTTGCCGCCCTGAAACCCTTTATTGCTCGTGCGGGCCTCACGCCCTATAACGTGGAGCGCAAGCGCGGAGAGCTGAAGTACATTCTGCTCACCGAAAGCCAGCTTGATGGCGCAATGATGCTGCGCTTCGTGCTGCGATCCGACGCCAAGCTGCCCCAGCTGCGCGCGGCGCTGCCGGGTTTGCAGGCGCAACTGCCGCAGCTGAAGGTGATTACCGCCAACATCCAGCCGGTGCATATGGCGATCATGGAGGGCGAGGAGGAGATCTTCCTCACGGAGGCCCAGGCGCTGGCGGAACGGTTTAACAACGTGCCGCTGTGGATCCGCCCGAAAAGCTTCTTCCAGACCAACCCGACCGTCGCCAGCCAGCTGTACGCCACCGCGCGCGACTGGGTGCGTCAGCTGCCGGTTAACCATATGTGGGATCTGTTTTGCGGCGTCGGCGGCTTTGGTCTGCACTGCGCCACCCCGGAGATGAAGCTGACCGGGATCGAAATCTCCGCCGAGGCCATTGCCTGCGCTACCCAGTCGGCCAGCGAGCTGGGGTTAACGAACCTGCGCTTCCAGGCGCTCGACTCGACGCAGTTCGCCACCGGCCAGGGCAACGTGCCGGATCTGGTGCTGGTTAACCCGCCGCGTCGCGGCATCGGCAAGGCGCTGTGCGACTACCTGAGCCAGATGGCCCCGCCGTTTATTATCTACTCCAGCTGCAATGCCCAGACGATGGCGAAAGATCTCCGCGATCTGCCCGGCTACCGCGTCGAGCGCGTGCAGCTGTTCGATATGTTCCCCCATACTGCGCACTATGAAGTGCTGACGCTGTTGATTAAGTCCTGA
- the potI gene encoding putrescine ABC transporter permease PotI, giving the protein MNNLPVVRSPWRILILVIGFTFLYAPMLMLVIYSFNSSKLVTVWAGWSTRWYGELFHDEAMISAVGLSLTIAACAATMAAILGTIAAVVMVRFGRFRGANGFAFMITAPLVMPDVITGLSLLLLFVAMGHAIGWPSDRGMLTIWLAHVTFCTAYVAVVISSRLRELDHSIEEAAMDLGATPLKVFFIITLPMIMPAVVSGWLLAFTLSLDDLVIASFVSGPGATTLPMLVFSRVRMGVNPEINALATLILGVVGIIGLIAWYLMARSEKQRQRDIQRARRG; this is encoded by the coding sequence ATGAACAACTTACCGGTAGTGCGCTCGCCGTGGCGGATCCTGATCCTGGTGATAGGTTTTACCTTCCTGTATGCCCCGATGCTGATGCTGGTGATTTACTCCTTCAACAGCTCGAAGCTGGTGACGGTGTGGGCGGGCTGGTCCACGCGCTGGTACGGCGAGCTGTTCCATGACGAGGCGATGATCAGCGCGGTAGGGCTCAGCCTGACCATTGCCGCCTGCGCGGCGACGATGGCGGCGATCCTCGGCACCATCGCCGCGGTGGTGATGGTGCGCTTTGGCCGTTTCCGCGGTGCCAACGGTTTTGCCTTCATGATCACCGCCCCGCTGGTGATGCCCGACGTTATCACCGGCCTGTCGCTGCTGCTGCTGTTTGTGGCGATGGGGCACGCCATCGGCTGGCCGTCGGATCGCGGCATGCTCACCATCTGGCTGGCCCACGTCACCTTCTGTACCGCCTATGTGGCGGTGGTCATCTCCTCGCGCCTGCGCGAGCTGGATCACTCCATTGAAGAGGCGGCGATGGATCTCGGGGCCACGCCGCTGAAGGTGTTCTTCATCATTACCCTGCCGATGATCATGCCGGCGGTGGTCTCCGGCTGGCTGCTGGCCTTTACCCTGTCGCTGGACGACCTGGTGATCGCCAGCTTTGTCTCCGGCCCGGGGGCGACCACGCTGCCGATGCTGGTCTTCTCCAGGGTGCGCATGGGGGTCAACCCGGAGATCAACGCCCTGGCGACCCTGATTCTGGGCGTGGTCGGCATCATCGGCCTGATTGCCTGGTATCTGATGGCGCGGTCTGAAAAACAGCGACAGCGCGATATCCAGCGTGCAAGGCGTGGCTGA
- the potH gene encoding putrescine ABC transporter permease PotH: MSKPEPATRVAAGIDTSWLTRMQMAHGRKLVIALPYVWLILLFLLPFLIVFKISLAEMARAIPPYSDLVEWGDSQLSIMLNLGNFLQLTDDPLYFEAYLQSLQVAAISTLCCLLLAYPLAWAVAHSKPSTRNILLLLVILPSWTSFLIRVYAWMGILKNNGVLNNVLLWLGVIDQPLTILHTNLAVYIGIVYAYLPFMVLPIYTALTRIDYSLVEAALDLGARPMKTFFTVIVPLTKGGIIAGSMLVFIPAVGEFVIPELLGGPDSIMIGRVLWQEFFNNRDWPVASAVAIVMLLLLIVPIMWFHKYQQKQMGDHG, translated from the coding sequence ATGAGCAAACCTGAACCTGCGACCCGCGTAGCGGCGGGCATTGATACCAGCTGGCTGACCCGCATGCAGATGGCCCACGGGCGCAAGCTGGTGATCGCCCTGCCTTACGTGTGGCTGATCCTGTTGTTCCTGCTGCCGTTCCTGATTGTGTTTAAAATCAGCCTGGCAGAGATGGCGCGGGCGATCCCGCCCTACAGCGATCTGGTGGAGTGGGGGGACAGCCAGCTGTCGATCATGCTCAACCTGGGCAACTTCCTGCAGCTGACCGACGATCCGCTCTATTTTGAGGCCTATCTGCAGTCATTGCAGGTGGCGGCGATCTCGACCCTCTGCTGTCTGCTGCTGGCCTACCCGCTGGCCTGGGCGGTGGCGCACAGCAAGCCGTCGACGCGTAATATCCTGCTGCTGCTGGTGATTTTGCCCTCCTGGACCTCGTTCCTGATCCGCGTTTATGCCTGGATGGGGATCCTGAAGAACAACGGGGTGCTGAACAACGTCCTGCTGTGGCTGGGGGTTATCGATCAGCCCCTGACCATTCTGCATACCAATCTGGCGGTCTATATCGGCATCGTGTACGCCTATCTGCCGTTTATGGTGCTGCCGATCTACACCGCCCTGACGCGCATCGACTATTCGCTGGTGGAAGCGGCGCTGGATCTCGGTGCTCGTCCGATGAAAACCTTCTTCACCGTGATTGTGCCCCTGACCAAAGGCGGGATTATCGCCGGGTCAATGCTGGTGTTTATTCCGGCAGTGGGGGAGTTCGTGATCCCGGAACTGCTCGGCGGCCCTGACAGCATCATGATTGGCCGGGTGCTGTGGCAGGAGTTCTTCAATAACCGCGACTGGCCGGTGGCCTCGGCGGTGGCGATCGTGATGCTGCTCCTGCTGATCGTGCCGATCATGTGGTTCCACAAGTACCAGCAGAAACAGATGGGAGATCACGGATGA
- the artI gene encoding arginine ABC transporter substrate-binding protein ArtI, translating to MKKIVIAALLASVSLSATAAETIRFATEASYPPFESMDANNKIVGFDVDLANALCKEIDATCTFANQSFDSLIPSLKFRRIDAVMAGMDITPEREKQVLFSTPYYENSALFIGQKGKYASIEALKGKKVGVQNGTTHQKFIMDKHPEITTVPYDSYQNARLDLQNGRIDAVFGDNAVVTEWLKANDKLAAVGDKVTDKDYFGTGLGIAVRQGNTALQQKFNTALEKVKQDGTYDSIYKKWFQK from the coding sequence ATGAAAAAAATAGTGATTGCTGCCCTGCTGGCAAGCGTTAGCCTCTCTGCAACAGCGGCTGAGACCATTCGTTTCGCCACCGAAGCCTCCTATCCTCCGTTTGAGTCAATGGATGCCAACAACAAGATCGTCGGCTTCGATGTGGACCTGGCTAACGCCCTCTGTAAAGAGATCGACGCCACCTGTACTTTCGCCAATCAGTCCTTTGACAGCCTGATCCCGAGCCTGAAATTCCGTCGTATCGACGCGGTCATGGCCGGTATGGATATCACCCCCGAGCGTGAAAAGCAGGTTCTGTTCAGCACCCCGTATTATGAGAACTCTGCCCTGTTCATCGGTCAGAAAGGGAAATACGCCTCTATTGAGGCGCTGAAAGGCAAGAAAGTGGGCGTGCAGAACGGCACCACCCACCAGAAATTCATTATGGATAAGCACCCGGAAATCACTACCGTGCCGTACGACAGCTACCAGAACGCCCGTCTGGATCTGCAGAACGGCCGTATTGATGCCGTCTTTGGCGACAACGCGGTGGTCACCGAATGGCTGAAGGCCAACGACAAGCTGGCTGCGGTCGGTGATAAAGTGACGGATAAAGATTATTTCGGCACCGGCCTGGGCATTGCCGTGCGTCAGGGCAACACCGCGCTGCAGCAGAAATTCAACACCGCGCTGGAAAAAGTGAAGCAGGATGGCACGTACGATTCCATCTACAAAAAATGGTTCCAGAAGTAA
- a CDS encoding YbjO family protein — MEDITLGFFTKTSRSHARLNVPALVQVAALAIIMIRCLDVFMIFNTLGVRGMGEFIHRSVQTWNLTLVFFASLMLVFIEIFCAFSLVKGRNWARIVYLLTQVVATGYLWAASLGYGYPELFSIPGESKREIFRTLVMQKLPDMLVLGLLFVPAASRRFFRLQ; from the coding sequence ATGGAAGACATCACGTTGGGATTTTTCACTAAAACAAGTCGGTCACATGCCCGCCTGAATGTTCCTGCTCTGGTGCAGGTGGCGGCGCTCGCCATTATTATGATCCGCTGCCTCGATGTGTTTATGATTTTCAATACCCTGGGCGTGCGCGGCATGGGCGAGTTCATTCACCGCAGCGTCCAGACATGGAACCTGACGCTGGTCTTCTTCGCCAGCCTGATGCTGGTGTTTATCGAGATCTTCTGCGCCTTCTCGCTGGTAAAAGGGCGTAACTGGGCGCGGATTGTCTACCTGCTGACCCAGGTTGTCGCCACCGGCTATCTGTGGGCCGCGTCGCTGGGCTACGGTTATCCGGAACTGTTCAGCATCCCCGGCGAGTCAAAACGCGAGATTTTCCGCACCCTGGTGATGCAAAAGCTGCCCGACATGCTGGTGCTTGGCCTGCTGTTTGTCCCCGCGGCCAGCCGACGGTTTTTCCGTCTGCAATAA